A stretch of Caldanaerobius polysaccharolyticus DSM 13641 DNA encodes these proteins:
- a CDS encoding glycoside hydrolase family 28 protein, which translates to MININIVSITSRTISIEIENDECFYTKNKVNIFLNGDKLGVVDTNVFTIKNLTPDSDYVVWIEDCITKERSGKISVRTNAESAVVNVRDFGAKGDGEWLDTSAIQAAIFACPENGRVFFPEGRYLTLPIFLKSNITLELGKGAVLLGAKKRELYPILPGLIKSNREGKDYYLGSWEGEAVDSFASIVTGIDVENVSVIGEGTIDGNSDFDTWWHEAKIKKIAWRPKTIFLNKCKNILVEGITIKNSPSWTIHPLMCENLKFINLDIKNPKDAPNTDGLDPESCKNVLILGTRFSVGDDCIAIKSGKFCTTEKFPVPSEEIHIRNCLMEYGHGAVVIGSEMSGGVKKVYVEKCIFNMTDRGIRLKTRRGRGGVIDEIYVSTIKMNKVLTPFTINSFYNCDADGKTEYVWSKQKLPVDHRTPYIGSIHLRDIKCTDAQIAAGFMYGLPERKVENVTMEDIYVHFDTNAKLGYAEMLSFAEPMCRNGFYFNNIRKLRLKNVVLENELIEPFVKLNIDNIDTL; encoded by the coding sequence GTGATAAATATAAACATCGTTTCAATAACCTCCAGGACAATTTCAATTGAGATTGAAAATGACGAATGTTTTTACACCAAAAATAAAGTCAATATATTTTTAAATGGTGATAAATTAGGTGTGGTAGATACCAACGTTTTTACGATTAAAAACTTAACCCCAGATAGTGATTATGTCGTTTGGATTGAAGACTGTATTACGAAAGAAAGAAGCGGAAAAATTTCCGTTAGAACTAATGCCGAAAGTGCTGTCGTCAATGTAAGGGATTTTGGGGCTAAGGGCGATGGCGAGTGGCTTGATACATCGGCAATACAGGCTGCGATTTTTGCCTGCCCTGAAAACGGAAGGGTATTTTTCCCAGAAGGTAGGTATTTGACGTTACCTATATTCTTAAAAAGCAATATAACATTAGAGTTGGGCAAAGGAGCTGTTTTGTTAGGTGCCAAAAAGAGAGAATTATATCCCATTTTGCCTGGTTTAATAAAGTCCAATAGAGAAGGCAAAGATTATTATTTGGGTTCATGGGAGGGAGAGGCTGTTGACAGTTTTGCCAGTATAGTAACAGGTATTGATGTTGAAAATGTGAGTGTTATTGGTGAAGGGACGATTGATGGCAATTCAGATTTTGACACATGGTGGCATGAAGCGAAGATTAAAAAAATTGCTTGGCGACCGAAGACCATATTTTTAAATAAGTGTAAAAATATTTTAGTTGAAGGCATTACGATAAAAAATTCACCGTCATGGACTATACATCCTTTGATGTGTGAAAACCTAAAGTTTATAAACTTAGATATAAAAAATCCTAAGGATGCACCCAATACCGATGGGCTTGATCCAGAGTCTTGCAAAAATGTACTTATCTTAGGGACAAGATTTTCTGTAGGAGATGACTGTATAGCCATAAAGTCAGGTAAATTCTGTACAACAGAAAAATTTCCTGTTCCGTCAGAAGAAATACATATTAGAAACTGCTTGATGGAATATGGCCATGGGGCGGTAGTTATTGGCAGTGAAATGTCCGGCGGCGTAAAAAAAGTGTATGTAGAAAAATGCATATTTAATATGACAGATAGAGGCATAAGATTAAAGACGAGAAGAGGTAGGGGAGGTGTAATTGACGAGATCTATGTTTCCACTATAAAAATGAATAAGGTGTTGACGCCCTTTACTATTAATAGTTTTTACAATTGTGACGCAGATGGCAAAACTGAGTACGTTTGGAGTAAACAAAAATTGCCTGTAGATCATAGAACGCCGTATATTGGGAGTATTCATTTAAGAGATATTAAGTGTACTGATGCCCAGATAGCAGCAGGATTTATGTATGGGTTACCTGAGAGAAAAGTAGAAAATGTAACTATGGAAGATATATACGTCCACTTTGATACTAATGCAAAACTGGGTTATGCTGAAATGTTGAGCTTTGCGGAACCCATGTGTAGGAATGGTTTTTACTTTAATAACATAAGAAAGCTAAGATTAAAGAATGTGGTGCTGGAAAATGAATTAATAGAGCCGTTTGTTAAATTAAACATAGATAATATTGACACATTATAA
- a CDS encoding LacI family DNA-binding transcriptional regulator codes for MSTIKDVARLARVSVGTVSRYLNGYTVSENNRLKIEKAIQQLDFKINPVARSLKTNRSMTVAVLVPALANIFSMSVIEGVERFLDQYGYSLIVCDSEGDVEKEKAKLQFVKDKYVDGVIVMPTTNVGSHVYEIMGREFPVVLIDRLVDDEEFDAVVVDNTNAAYDAVEHLVINGHRQIGIITGPDNISTSRERYKGYQRVLDDYGISIEEEYVLHGDYTIDTGYFLMKRLMQLDHPPTAVFVSNYEMTIGAIMAINDIGIQVPEQVSIIGFDQLELSKVIKPSLSVVVQPMEAIGQKAAEILYRRMRGDREDFPLMVRLKAQLYEGKSVKNIALK; via the coding sequence ATGTCTACAATTAAAGATGTAGCAAGGTTAGCGCGAGTTTCTGTGGGCACGGTATCCAGGTATCTGAACGGCTATACGGTCAGCGAAAACAACCGTTTAAAAATAGAGAAGGCGATACAGCAATTGGACTTTAAGATAAACCCTGTTGCGAGAAGCCTTAAAACCAATCGATCCATGACTGTAGCTGTTTTAGTTCCCGCATTGGCTAATATATTCAGCATGAGCGTTATTGAAGGGGTAGAGCGTTTCCTTGATCAATACGGGTATAGTTTGATCGTGTGCGATTCAGAAGGAGATGTGGAGAAAGAAAAGGCTAAGTTGCAGTTTGTTAAAGACAAATACGTGGATGGAGTTATTGTAATGCCTACTACTAATGTAGGTAGTCACGTGTACGAGATAATGGGACGGGAGTTTCCCGTGGTTTTGATAGATCGATTGGTGGACGATGAAGAGTTTGATGCGGTGGTGGTTGACAACACCAATGCAGCGTACGATGCAGTAGAACACCTGGTGATAAACGGCCATAGGCAGATAGGCATAATCACAGGGCCGGATAATATCTCCACGTCTAGAGAGCGGTACAAAGGATACCAGCGCGTCTTAGACGATTATGGTATAAGCATAGAAGAAGAATACGTGCTTCACGGAGATTACACTATTGATACCGGTTATTTTCTTATGAAAAGGCTTATGCAGCTAGATCATCCGCCGACAGCTGTATTTGTGTCCAATTATGAGATGACCATAGGCGCTATAATGGCTATAAACGACATAGGTATACAGGTACCAGAACAGGTGTCCATAATAGGGTTTGATCAATTAGAGTTGTCAAAGGTAATAAAACCTTCGCTGTCTGTGGTAGTGCAACCTATGGAGGCAATTGGCCAGAAGGCGGCGGAAATCCTCTATCGTCGCATGAGAGGAGATAGGGAGGATTTCCCTTTGATGGTGCGCCTTAAAGCTCAGCTTTATGAGGGTAAGTCCGTAAAGAATATAGCTTTAAAGTGA
- a CDS encoding iron-containing alcohol dehydrogenase translates to MRFKVNFPVEIFFGEGEADHIGEIAKKYGKTAFAVIDPFLKGSAVEERVERKLTEAGVEAVPFYEVVPNPTVELIDKGAEMVRNGNYDMVIAIGGGSSIDTGKAIALLATNEGSCWEYTERLGANVVRPKVKGLPLISVPTTAGTGSEATPYAVINNPAIHQKCTIVSPMVFPVASIVDPELMMTMPPALTALTGVDAFSHAFESYINVNAHPFSEMVALESIKRFAGNIVEAVKNGSDIKARREMALACTFGGMAIAHAGTTVPHALGQPLSGLTNAPHGGTIAACLPEVVEWTLPVAAEKFAVVAEILDPSLKTESVNQKASRLPLILENLFKEIGADVTFGGYGLKEDEIEGFADTVYTSFQLDLKGHPKVATREDIIYLIRQCM, encoded by the coding sequence ATGAGATTTAAAGTGAATTTTCCGGTTGAGATTTTCTTTGGCGAAGGGGAGGCAGATCACATAGGAGAAATCGCAAAGAAGTACGGTAAAACAGCTTTTGCGGTGATTGACCCGTTTCTAAAGGGAAGTGCTGTAGAAGAGAGAGTGGAAAGAAAACTCACTGAAGCAGGAGTGGAAGCCGTCCCTTTTTATGAAGTGGTTCCTAACCCCACGGTAGAGCTTATAGATAAAGGAGCAGAGATGGTGCGCAATGGGAACTATGACATGGTAATAGCTATAGGTGGGGGAAGCTCTATAGATACGGGAAAAGCCATAGCTTTGCTGGCGACCAATGAAGGGAGCTGTTGGGAATACACAGAGAGGCTGGGCGCCAATGTAGTGCGGCCCAAGGTAAAAGGATTGCCTTTGATATCTGTGCCTACCACCGCAGGAACGGGGAGTGAAGCCACGCCTTATGCTGTAATAAACAATCCAGCGATTCACCAGAAATGTACTATAGTAAGCCCTATGGTTTTTCCGGTGGCATCCATTGTAGATCCTGAGTTGATGATGACCATGCCTCCTGCCCTTACGGCGTTAACCGGTGTAGATGCCTTTTCCCACGCTTTTGAGTCGTATATAAACGTGAATGCCCATCCGTTTTCAGAGATGGTAGCACTAGAGTCCATAAAGCGCTTTGCGGGGAATATAGTAGAGGCGGTGAAGAACGGTTCTGATATAAAAGCGAGAAGGGAGATGGCGCTGGCGTGTACCTTTGGTGGTATGGCTATAGCCCATGCAGGGACGACGGTACCCCACGCGTTGGGGCAGCCGTTAAGCGGGCTGACCAATGCGCCCCATGGAGGCACAATAGCGGCATGCTTGCCTGAGGTGGTGGAGTGGACGTTGCCCGTAGCCGCTGAAAAGTTTGCCGTGGTAGCGGAGATACTTGACCCTTCTTTGAAGACTGAGTCTGTAAATCAAAAAGCCTCAAGATTGCCCTTAATACTGGAGAATTTGTTCAAAGAGATTGGTGCGGATGTGACCTTTGGGGGATACGGGCTAAAAGAAGATGAGATCGAAGGTTTTGCCGATACGGTGTATACCAGTTTTCAATTAGACCTTAAGGGCCATCCCAAAGTGGCAACCAGGGAAGATATCATATACTTAATACGCCAATGCATGTAG
- a CDS encoding xylulokinase, with protein sequence MCKLLGIDIGTSACKLTVFDIQGNVVASASRSYKVRYLRAGWAEQDADEWWKAVCSSLKEIWKSGKVSPSEIAGVGVDGQSWSALAVSKDGQVLRPVMIWFDRRAQAQVKWMEETIGKDRIIALSGNPLDPAYITPKMLWIKENEPQVYQRTYKFLQSNAFIVYRLTGNFTQDKSQGYGFHFFDISKGCYDVELCRDMGLDIEKVADVCECSEIVGKVTKEAAMQTGLVEGTPVVAGGLDAAASTLGAGVIESGQTQEQGGQAGGMSIFLSTPVIEPRLILSYHVIPDSWLLQGGTVGGGGALKWFKEQLGYEETEIAQKMGISPYKVIDDEVSSIKPGSGGVVFLPYMSGERSPIWNPNARGVFFGLSYDKTKAHMARAVMEGCAFALRHNIEVAEEAGATVNRLISVGGAANSDVWMQIKADVTGKEIVVPYSDDATALGAALLAGVGTGIYEDFKEAVRRTVRVRKIYKPNPDNFKVYGDLYGVYREIYARLESTYDRLAQIF encoded by the coding sequence ATGTGTAAACTTTTAGGTATAGATATAGGGACATCTGCGTGTAAATTGACTGTGTTTGATATACAGGGAAACGTGGTGGCATCAGCATCGAGATCTTATAAAGTCCGCTATTTGCGGGCAGGATGGGCGGAGCAGGATGCCGATGAATGGTGGAAAGCTGTATGCAGCTCGCTGAAAGAAATATGGAAAAGCGGCAAAGTTTCTCCTTCTGAGATCGCAGGAGTAGGAGTGGATGGGCAGAGCTGGTCAGCTTTAGCTGTTTCCAAAGATGGTCAGGTTTTGCGGCCTGTTATGATATGGTTTGACAGGAGAGCGCAGGCACAAGTAAAATGGATGGAGGAAACCATAGGAAAGGACAGGATAATAGCGTTGAGCGGGAATCCTCTGGATCCAGCTTATATAACGCCGAAGATGTTGTGGATTAAGGAAAATGAGCCACAAGTATACCAGCGCACGTATAAATTTCTCCAAAGCAACGCTTTTATTGTGTATAGGCTTACAGGGAATTTTACCCAGGATAAATCTCAAGGTTACGGGTTTCACTTTTTTGATATATCAAAGGGTTGTTACGACGTAGAGCTGTGCAGAGATATGGGCCTTGATATAGAAAAGGTTGCAGATGTGTGCGAGTGCAGTGAAATCGTCGGCAAGGTTACAAAAGAAGCGGCTATGCAGACAGGCTTGGTAGAGGGAACGCCGGTAGTCGCAGGAGGTCTTGATGCGGCAGCGTCTACATTGGGGGCAGGTGTGATTGAGTCGGGACAAACACAGGAGCAGGGCGGACAGGCTGGAGGTATGAGCATATTTTTATCAACGCCTGTCATTGAGCCCCGCTTGATATTAAGCTATCACGTTATACCTGATTCATGGTTGCTCCAGGGTGGCACGGTAGGTGGTGGAGGTGCGCTTAAATGGTTTAAAGAGCAATTAGGCTATGAGGAAACAGAGATAGCGCAAAAAATGGGTATAAGCCCTTACAAGGTTATAGATGATGAGGTTTCATCGATAAAGCCGGGAAGTGGCGGCGTCGTATTTTTGCCTTATATGTCCGGTGAGCGCTCGCCTATATGGAACCCCAATGCCAGAGGAGTGTTTTTCGGTCTGTCCTATGATAAGACCAAAGCCCATATGGCCAGGGCGGTGATGGAAGGGTGTGCTTTTGCTTTAAGGCACAACATAGAGGTAGCAGAGGAAGCAGGGGCTACTGTAAACAGGCTTATAAGCGTTGGCGGTGCTGCTAACAGCGATGTATGGATGCAGATAAAGGCGGACGTGACAGGGAAGGAGATAGTTGTCCCCTATTCCGACGATGCCACTGCTCTGGGTGCTGCCTTGTTGGCCGGGGTAGGTACAGGAATATATGAAGATTTTAAAGAGGCGGTCAGGCGTACCGTCAGAGTGAGGAAAATATATAAGCCCAATCCAGATAATTTTAAGGTGTACGGCGATTTGTACGGTGTATATCGAGAGATATATGCTAGGCTTGAAAGCACATACGATAGATTGGCACAGATATTTTGA
- a CDS encoding galactitol-1-phosphate 5-dehydrogenase: MKAAVLRGENDIVYKDIQRPEIGDDEVLVNVKATGICGSDIPRVLGKAAHYYPIVLGHEFAGVVAEVGNNVTDVEVGTRVTCAPLVPCHRCAECQMGYFSQCSHYKFIGSSLFGSWAEYVRVPAINVVRLPDEVSFEEGAFFEPSTVVLHGIFNADFRAGYSAAVLGCGTIGQLAVQWLRIMGASHIYAFDIDGEKLELAKELGADACFNTSVEGFEEKLKDILEDGGVDYVFETAGVSFTQRLSLSVAAKRGTICFIGTPTKDLTLQPHLFEVILRKELTLKGSWMSYSAPFPGREWKLTAEAFKKKDLKVDPLIYKRFPLRDVNKAFDLFRNRSPVKGKIMLINE, encoded by the coding sequence ATGAAAGCAGCTGTTTTACGCGGTGAAAATGATATCGTGTACAAGGACATCCAAAGGCCTGAAATAGGCGATGATGAGGTTTTAGTTAATGTAAAAGCCACAGGAATTTGTGGATCTGATATCCCCAGGGTATTGGGTAAGGCTGCTCATTATTATCCTATTGTCCTGGGCCATGAGTTTGCAGGAGTAGTGGCAGAGGTAGGGAATAATGTGACGGATGTAGAAGTGGGGACAAGAGTGACATGTGCGCCGCTGGTGCCGTGCCATAGGTGTGCAGAATGTCAGATGGGCTATTTTTCACAGTGCAGCCATTATAAATTTATCGGTTCCAGCCTGTTTGGAAGTTGGGCGGAATATGTGAGAGTGCCGGCTATAAACGTAGTAAGGTTACCTGATGAGGTGAGCTTTGAAGAGGGAGCTTTTTTCGAGCCTTCAACGGTGGTATTACACGGTATTTTTAATGCGGATTTTAGAGCCGGTTACAGTGCAGCGGTTTTGGGCTGTGGGACTATAGGTCAGCTGGCGGTTCAGTGGCTCAGAATAATGGGTGCTTCTCATATATATGCCTTTGATATAGACGGCGAAAAATTGGAGCTTGCCAAGGAATTGGGCGCTGATGCTTGTTTTAATACATCAGTTGAGGGCTTTGAGGAAAAATTAAAAGACATCCTAGAAGATGGTGGCGTCGACTACGTGTTTGAAACCGCCGGCGTGTCATTTACCCAGAGGTTGAGCTTGAGCGTAGCGGCCAAAAGAGGCACTATCTGTTTTATAGGGACGCCTACAAAGGATTTGACATTACAGCCTCATTTATTTGAAGTGATATTGCGCAAGGAATTGACATTAAAGGGTTCGTGGATGTCGTATTCTGCCCCATTCCCCGGTCGAGAGTGGAAGCTGACAGCAGAGGCTTTTAAGAAAAAAGACTTAAAGGTAGATCCTTTGATATATAAGAGGTTTCCTTTAAGAGATGTAAATAAAGCATTTGACTTGTTTAGAAATCGCTCGCCTGTAAAAGGTAAGATTATGCTGATTAATGAATGA
- the rlmD gene encoding 23S rRNA (uracil(1939)-C(5))-methyltransferase RlmD: protein METPVSVGKRYIVDIVDLSSEGLGVGKVDGFTIFVRGALIGEKVEAVVLNVKKSYAEGEAINIIAKSYERVKPICPVEGCGGCQLMHLNYGGQLRYKVNKVKNVLSRIGKIDAKVNDIIGAERPLYYRNKAEFAVSWEDDRPIVGFRAPKSHDVVPVDACYIQNAVVMDAVKAVKEFLVEFCNHEIKSVITKISSLNGKVMIILETIGENLSHSEQLISMLKRVECIDGVVLKWKYKKGREKTRILYGTDKLVDKIGDLYFYVTPLSFFQVNPEQTVKLYDKVMEYADLSGNEVVVDAYCGIGTIGLYLARKAKKVYGIEIVEEAIEAAKKNADLNVINNASFIAGKAEEELKRLYNKGIVADVVVVDPPRKGCDSRLLGTLADMRPKRIVYVSCDPGTLARDLRFLADNGFNVVEVQPVDMFPQTYHVETVALLANVKNK from the coding sequence ATGGAAACACCAGTATCAGTTGGAAAAAGGTATATTGTAGATATCGTGGATTTATCCAGCGAAGGTTTAGGCGTAGGCAAAGTAGACGGATTTACTATTTTCGTAAGAGGGGCTTTAATCGGTGAAAAGGTAGAAGCTGTAGTTTTAAATGTTAAAAAAAGTTATGCTGAAGGCGAAGCTATAAATATTATCGCTAAATCCTATGAAAGAGTTAAACCGATATGTCCTGTGGAAGGTTGTGGCGGTTGTCAGCTTATGCATTTGAACTATGGAGGCCAGCTTAGATACAAGGTTAATAAAGTAAAGAATGTATTAAGCCGCATAGGTAAGATAGATGCAAAAGTAAACGACATTATAGGGGCGGAGAGGCCTTTGTATTATAGGAATAAAGCAGAATTTGCCGTTTCATGGGAAGATGATAGACCCATTGTAGGATTTAGAGCACCTAAAAGCCACGATGTGGTACCTGTAGATGCTTGTTATATCCAAAACGCCGTTGTTATGGATGCGGTTAAAGCGGTTAAAGAATTTCTCGTTGAATTTTGCAACCATGAGATAAAGAGCGTAATAACGAAAATTTCTAGTTTAAACGGGAAAGTCATGATCATATTAGAGACTATCGGTGAAAATTTATCTCATAGCGAGCAGTTGATAAGCATGTTAAAAAGGGTTGAATGCATTGACGGCGTCGTGCTCAAATGGAAATATAAAAAAGGTAGAGAAAAAACCAGGATTTTATATGGCACGGATAAATTGGTGGATAAAATAGGGGATTTGTATTTTTACGTAACTCCTCTTTCTTTTTTTCAGGTGAATCCTGAGCAGACGGTTAAGCTGTATGATAAAGTTATGGAATACGCTGACCTTTCAGGGAATGAAGTGGTCGTAGATGCCTATTGCGGTATAGGTACCATAGGACTTTATCTGGCCAGAAAAGCAAAAAAAGTATACGGTATTGAAATAGTGGAAGAGGCTATAGAAGCAGCTAAGAAAAATGCTGACTTAAATGTTATCAACAATGCTAGTTTTATAGCAGGTAAGGCAGAAGAAGAGTTAAAGAGGTTGTATAACAAAGGTATAGTAGCTGACGTGGTGGTAGTCGATCCTCCCCGGAAAGGCTGTGATTCTAGGTTATTGGGGACTTTAGCAGATATGAGGCCCAAAAGAATTGTTTATGTCTCCTGTGACCCGGGTACATTGGCGAGGGATTTGCGGTTTTTGGCTGATAATGGCTTTAACGTCGTGGAAGTACAGCCTGTGGACATGTTCCCTCAGACTTATCATGTTGAGACGGTAGCCTTGTTGGCAAATGTAAAAAACAAATAA
- a CDS encoding PIN domain-containing protein, with product MRILIDTNIVLDVLLHRTDFFDASYNVLKLSSLDKVETLITANAITDIYYILHRANKDAEKSKEAIVQLMKLMDIADVLASDVMNALSSKVTDFEDALVGAIAKRVKADYIITRNTKDFSNSPVPAIDPKDFLAQFGIAE from the coding sequence ATGAGAATACTGATTGATACAAATATCGTGCTCGATGTTTTATTGCACCGCACCGACTTTTTTGATGCGTCCTATAATGTACTGAAGCTGTCCTCGCTCGATAAAGTCGAAACTTTAATTACCGCCAACGCCATAACCGATATCTATTACATCCTACACCGCGCAAACAAGGATGCCGAAAAGTCAAAGGAGGCCATCGTCCAGTTGATGAAGCTGATGGATATTGCCGACGTGCTTGCATCTGACGTTATGAACGCATTATCAAGCAAGGTGACAGACTTTGAAGACGCTCTTGTCGGGGCAATCGCTAAAAGAGTCAAAGCCGATTATATCATTACCCGCAATACAAAGGATTTTAGTAATTCTCCGGTCCCCGCAATTGACCCGAAAGATTTTCTTGCGCAGTTTGGCATAGCGGAATAA
- a CDS encoding type II toxin-antitoxin system Phd/YefM family antitoxin, with translation MIITATELKTNIGKYLKLAETQDIIITKNNKPIVKLTSLRENKLDILNSLVGIVQDDGYTLDDARRDRLSRQ, from the coding sequence ATGATTATTACTGCTACAGAGCTAAAAACAAATATTGGAAAATACCTTAAGCTTGCCGAAACGCAAGATATCATCATCACAAAAAACAACAAACCGATTGTAAAGCTGACAAGCCTGCGCGAAAATAAGCTTGATATCCTTAACAGCCTTGTTGGCATCGTTCAAGACGACGGTTATACGCTTGATGACGCCAGAAGGGATAGGCTATCAAGGCAATGA
- a CDS encoding IS3 family transposase, whose protein sequence is MNFKTSLKCAIEEYIDYYNTRRYQKRLKYITPMEYRNYLSGIAA, encoded by the coding sequence ATGAACTTCAAAACGAGTTTGAAATGTGCCATTGAGGAATATATAGATTACTACAATACGAGAAGATACCAGAAACGCTTAAAATACATAACGCCGATGGAGTATCGTAACTATCTTTCCGGTATTGCGGCATAA
- a CDS encoding helix-turn-helix domain-containing protein — protein MTKGRSTTFEVNANLRTNLQRLSEQKHYPVSALCKITGISRSAYYKWRHRGKSQNELQNEFEMCH, from the coding sequence ATGACCAAAGGGCGTAGTACCACATTTGAGGTAAACGCAAACCTGAGAACGAATTTACAGAGGCTTTCAGAACAAAAGCACTACCCTGTTTCAGCTCTATGTAAAATCACAGGAATCAGCAGATCTGCCTACTACAAATGGAGACATAGGGGAAAGAGCCAAAATGAACTTCAAAACGAGTTTGAAATGTGCCATTGA
- a CDS encoding FAD-binding oxidoreductase, with amino-acid sequence MNTDKLKIFRKPPQSYWMASTPKTNYLVPNENLKSDIAIIRGGITGILFAYLLAKEDLKTVVIEADTICRCKRVRH; translated from the coding sequence ATGAACACAGACAAACTGAAGATTTTTAGAAAACCACCTCAATCCTATTGGATGGCATCTACACCCAAAACAAACTATCTGGTGCCAAATGAGAATTTAAAGAGTGATATAGCCATTATTAGGGGTGGCATCACTGGAATTTTATTTGCCTATTTGCTTGCTAAGGAAGACCTAAAAACAGTAGTAATCGAGGCAGACACAATATGCAGATGCAAACGAGTCCGCCATTGA
- a CDS encoding SPL family radical SAM protein, protein MYPSKVFYEPAILSYELGRQLKEKFKGVPWIPIKSHNDIEQLRNNPNREFARMKRYLIIGVRKSLKYTPNHKFSDFLVPYTSSGCSAMCLYCYLVCSYNKCSYLRLFVNREEMMDKLIKTANSSEKDMVFEIGSNSDMVLENTITGNLEWTIENFSKSEKGFLTFPTKFDMVQPLLQLNHRGKIIVRMSVNPEEIIRKVEIGTASLKDRIRALNRMCDAGYRVGMLIAPVMMVDNWKELYGRLIDQLSDELSEKVKDQLFIEIIFMTYSYVHRAINRDAFPNALELFDKSLMTGRGRGKYCYRKDVRAMGEQFLREQLSQKLNGVPIIYVV, encoded by the coding sequence TTGTATCCCAGTAAAGTTTTCTATGAACCTGCCATTCTGAGCTATGAGCTCGGGAGACAGCTGAAAGAAAAATTTAAAGGTGTACCATGGATACCGATTAAAAGCCACAACGATATTGAGCAGTTGCGCAATAATCCCAACCGGGAATTTGCCAGAATGAAGCGGTATCTTATTATCGGTGTGCGAAAATCCTTGAAATACACACCCAATCATAAGTTTTCAGATTTCCTGGTGCCGTACACTTCCTCCGGCTGCAGTGCTATGTGCCTTTATTGCTATTTGGTGTGCAGCTACAACAAATGTTCCTATCTCAGACTATTTGTTAATCGCGAAGAAATGATGGATAAGCTGATAAAAACCGCAAACAGTTCGGAAAAAGATATGGTTTTTGAGATCGGCAGCAACAGCGATATGGTCCTGGAAAATACAATTACGGGGAATCTGGAATGGACGATTGAAAATTTCAGCAAAAGCGAAAAAGGTTTTCTTACGTTTCCTACGAAGTTTGATATGGTGCAGCCTCTCCTTCAGTTGAACCACAGAGGGAAAATTATCGTGCGAATGAGCGTGAACCCAGAGGAGATCATCCGGAAAGTGGAGATTGGGACGGCTTCACTAAAAGACAGAATTCGTGCGCTCAACCGGATGTGCGATGCAGGATACAGAGTAGGGATGTTGATCGCTCCTGTGATGATGGTGGACAACTGGAAGGAACTTTACGGGCGGTTAATAGACCAGTTGTCTGATGAGCTTTCCGAAAAGGTAAAAGATCAATTATTTATCGAAATTATTTTTATGACTTACAGCTATGTGCACCGGGCAATTAATCGGGATGCGTTTCCTAATGCCTTAGAGTTGTTTGATAAATCTCTTATGACAGGGCGAGGGCGAGGGAAATACTGCTACCGAAAAGATGTTCGAGCTATGGGCGAGCAATTCTTAAGAGAACAGCTTTCACAAAAATTAAACGGGGTCCCAATTATATATGTGGTTTAA